A genomic region of Glycine max cultivar Williams 82 chromosome 15, Glycine_max_v4.0, whole genome shotgun sequence contains the following coding sequences:
- the LOC100810116 gene encoding protein FIP1 codes for MATDRYASPPATSPEENALFLDILHEAPLFAHRQAARVIGSVLYCILLAGYATLAIGAHWIFRPVRGLISPVLCSCDVLLLLLTGIFQQYLVYQVQKIRLQGYYSFSQKLKFIVRIPFAITAYGTAAMLLVIVWKPYTGFLSISAILRIIMVVEAVCAGCFMSLFIGYIHQYNSLNSHPDVLKSLYSPLQPSSSLEGLRYHDGRLSDQQMALLQYQRENLHFLSEEILRLQECLSKYERTDDRSTPQVDLAHLLAARDQELRTLSAEMNQVQSELRLARSLIAERDSEIQHVRMTNNQYVEENERLRAILGEWSTRAAKLERALEAERMSTLELQRKLSTPRSQPYTSTEANQHGA; via the exons ATGGCCACCGACAGATACGCTTCTCCGCCAGCCACATCGCCTGAGGAGAACGCTCT CTTTCTCGATATACTGCACGAGGCTCCTCTCTTCGCTCACCGCCAGGCTGCAAGGGTTATTGGAAGTGTTCTCTATTGCATTTTATTG GCAGGTTATGCTACTTTGGCCATTGGAGCTCACTGGATATTTCGTCCCGTTCGAGGACTCATCTCTCCCGTGCTTTGTAGTTGTGATGTTCTTCTTTTGCTGTTAACAG GAATCTTTCAACAATACCTGGTTTATCAAGTGCAGAAGATACGCTTGCAG GGCTATTATAGTTTCAGCCAgaagttgaaatttattgtCCGCATACCCTTTGCTATTACAGCTTATG GAACTGCTGCAATGCTACTTGTTATAGTCTGGAAACCTTACACTGGTTTTCTGTCAATCTCTGCAATATTGAG GATCATTATGGTAGTTGAAGCAGTATGTGCCGGCTGTTTTATGAGTCTTTTCATTG GTTACATACACCAGTACAATTCATTAAACTCACATCCTGATGTTCTGAAGTCCTTATACTCACCACTACAACCATCAAGTTCTCTGGAGGGTCTAAG GTACCATGATGGTAGGCTCTCTGATCAGCAAATGGCTTTGCTGCAATATCAGCGTGAAAATCTTCATTTTTTGAGTGAGGAG ATTCTCCGATTGCAAGAGTGTCTAAGCAAATATGAACGAACTGATGATCGGAGCACACCACAG GTTGACCTTGCCCATCTACTAGCAGCTCGTGATCAAGAGTTACGGACACTGTCTGCAGAG ATGAACCAAGTGCAATCTGAGTTGAGGCTTGCCCGGTCTTTGATTGCTGAAAGGGACTCAGAGATCCAACATGTTCGCATGACCAACAATCAG TATGTAGAAGAGAATGAAAGACTAAGAGCTATCTTAGGGGAATGGAGTACCCGGGCTGCCAAG CTTGAGCGAGCACTGGAGGCTGAGCGGATGTCAACTCTTGAATTACAAAGGAAACTTTCAACGCCAAGAAGTCAACCATATACATCAACAGAAGCAAACCAACATGGAGCTTAA
- the LOC100170694 gene encoding putative cysteine protease isoform X1, translated as MARLITVVWCAVAVLLCAAAGASWVEEAANPIRMVAGVEAEVVRVIGQCRRALKFARFMSRFGKSYRSEEEMRERYEIFSQNLRFIRSHNKNRLPYTLSVNHFADWTWEEFKRHRLGAAQNCSATLNGNHKLTDAVLPPTKDWRKEGIVSDVKDQGSCGSCWTFSTTGALEAAYAQAFGKSISLSEQQLVDCAGRFNNFGCNGGLPSQAFEYIKYNGGLETEEAYPYTGKDGVCKFSAENVAVQVIDSVNITLGAENELKHAVAFVRPVSVAFQVVNGFHFYENGVYTSDICGSTSQDVNHAVLAVGYGVENGVPYWLIKNSWGESWGENGYFKMELGKNMWCCNLCVLSSCGINCIRIWSLVTTTLSCFRV; from the exons ATGGCGCGGTTGATCACAGTGGTGTGGTGCGCGGTGGCGGTGCTACTGTGCGCCGCGGCGGGCGCGTCGTGGGTGGAGGAGGCGGCGAACCCGATACGAATGGTGGCGGGGGTGGAGGCGGAGGTGGTTCGGGTGATAGGGCAGTGCCGGCGCGCGCTGAAGTTTGCTAGGTTCATGAGCAGGTTCGGGAAGAGTTACCGAAGCGAGGAAGAGATGAGGGAGAGGTACGAGATATTCTCGCAAAACCTCAGGTTCATCCGCTCCCACAACAAGAACCGCTTGCCCTACACTCTCTCTGTTAATC ATTTTGCTGATTGGACTTGGGAGGAGTTCAAAAGACACAGACTAGGCGCTGCCCAAAATTGCTCTGCCACTCTTAACGGCAACCACAAGCTCACTGATGCTGTTCTTCCTCCCACG AAAGACTGGAGGAAAGAAGGAATAGTGAGTGATGTTAAAGATCAAGGCAGCTGCGGATCATGCTGGACATTCAG CACAACTGGGGCTTTAGAAGCAGCCTATGCACAAGCATTTGGGAAGAGTATCTCTCTTTCTGAGCAGCAGCTAGTGGATTGTGCTGGCCGTTTCAACAACTTTGGCTGTAATGGTGGGTTGCCATCACAAGCCTTTGAGTACATCAAATACAATGGAGGACTTGAGACAGAGGAAGCATACCCCTACACTGGAAAAGATGGTGTATGCAAATTCTCAGCTGAAAATGTTGCCGTTCAAGTCATTGACTCGGTCAATATCACCTTG GGTGCTGAGAATGAATTAAAACATGCAGTTGCATTTGTTCGGCCGGTTAGTGTGGCCTTTCAGGTGGTGAATGGGTTCCATTTCTACGAGAATGGAGTTTACACTAGTGACATTTGCGGTAGCACTTCCCAG GATGTGAACCATGCCGTCCTTGCTGTGGGGTATGGAGTTGAAAATGGCGTCCCATATTGGCTCATAAAAAATTCATGGGGAGAAAGTTGGGGTGAGAATGGCTACTTCAAAATGGAATTGGGGAAGAACATGT ggtgTTGCAACTTGTGCGTCTTATCCAGTTGTGGCATAAATTGCATAAGAATATGGTCCCTGGTGACTACCACCTTGTCATGCTTCAGAGTTTAA
- the LOC100170694 gene encoding putative cysteine protease precursor: MARLITVVWCAVAVLLCAAAGASWVEEAANPIRMVAGVEAEVVRVIGQCRRALKFARFMSRFGKSYRSEEEMRERYEIFSQNLRFIRSHNKNRLPYTLSVNHFADWTWEEFKRHRLGAAQNCSATLNGNHKLTDAVLPPTKDWRKEGIVSDVKDQGSCGSCWTFSTTGALEAAYAQAFGKSISLSEQQLVDCAGRFNNFGCNGGLPSQAFEYIKYNGGLETEEAYPYTGKDGVCKFSAENVAVQVIDSVNITLGAENELKHAVAFVRPVSVAFQVVNGFHFYENGVYTSDICGSTSQDVNHAVLAVGYGVENGVPYWLIKNSWGESWGENGYFKMELGKNMCGVATCASYPVVA, translated from the exons ATGGCGCGGTTGATCACAGTGGTGTGGTGCGCGGTGGCGGTGCTACTGTGCGCCGCGGCGGGCGCGTCGTGGGTGGAGGAGGCGGCGAACCCGATACGAATGGTGGCGGGGGTGGAGGCGGAGGTGGTTCGGGTGATAGGGCAGTGCCGGCGCGCGCTGAAGTTTGCTAGGTTCATGAGCAGGTTCGGGAAGAGTTACCGAAGCGAGGAAGAGATGAGGGAGAGGTACGAGATATTCTCGCAAAACCTCAGGTTCATCCGCTCCCACAACAAGAACCGCTTGCCCTACACTCTCTCTGTTAATC ATTTTGCTGATTGGACTTGGGAGGAGTTCAAAAGACACAGACTAGGCGCTGCCCAAAATTGCTCTGCCACTCTTAACGGCAACCACAAGCTCACTGATGCTGTTCTTCCTCCCACG AAAGACTGGAGGAAAGAAGGAATAGTGAGTGATGTTAAAGATCAAGGCAGCTGCGGATCATGCTGGACATTCAG CACAACTGGGGCTTTAGAAGCAGCCTATGCACAAGCATTTGGGAAGAGTATCTCTCTTTCTGAGCAGCAGCTAGTGGATTGTGCTGGCCGTTTCAACAACTTTGGCTGTAATGGTGGGTTGCCATCACAAGCCTTTGAGTACATCAAATACAATGGAGGACTTGAGACAGAGGAAGCATACCCCTACACTGGAAAAGATGGTGTATGCAAATTCTCAGCTGAAAATGTTGCCGTTCAAGTCATTGACTCGGTCAATATCACCTTG GGTGCTGAGAATGAATTAAAACATGCAGTTGCATTTGTTCGGCCGGTTAGTGTGGCCTTTCAGGTGGTGAATGGGTTCCATTTCTACGAGAATGGAGTTTACACTAGTGACATTTGCGGTAGCACTTCCCAG GATGTGAACCATGCCGTCCTTGCTGTGGGGTATGGAGTTGAAAATGGCGTCCCATATTGGCTCATAAAAAATTCATGGGGAGAAAGTTGGGGTGAGAATGGCTACTTCAAAATGGAATTGGGGAAGAACATGTGTG gtgTTGCAACTTGTGCGTCTTATCCAGTTGTGGCATAA